AGGAGCTTTGCAGCTACCAGGATGAGATCAGAAAGAAGAGCGGAGATAGGAGGTAAAATCCTAAACCCCTCACTGTCTTATTATCCCAGCGCCAACTCAAACAACTCTACCTGTTATGTCTCAACATACCGCAGGTGaattaaatgcaaaatgaaGATTAACATGCAACTTTGTTCCCCTTCAGGAATCAGTTTGAAGCATTGTGTCTACAAGAGGACAACGACAACCACGTTAAAACCGTGCTGGAAGTGGATGATGCTCTGTGTGATTTCAGCCAGATCTATAATGATTGTGTGGAGCTGGAACAGGAGAGATGGTTGACTTTGTCTTCAGAAAACACCTGGCAGGCCGACAGAAGCTCCAGCACAGGAACACCAGGAAACCTCACTGAACTCGACGAGGCTCCGCCAGTCCCTCCCCGCACCTCCTCCTGGAATCTGAGCACCACTGCCCAACCAGACACAGAACTCCACATCCCAGAATCCCCCTTGCCCACGATGAGAAAGTGCCACAGCCCCTGTAGTCTGCTGGACAGAAAGTGCAGCAGCCCATCTATTGTACGCAAGTTTGGGGCAATGCTACAAGAAAACGAAGGGAAGATTTTAATAGATGGCGTGGTAGCGTCGTGTTCCGTGCCTGCTAACACGAAGTGTAATATAGGATGTTGCCACAATCGTTGGTCCTGCGATGCCAGCAAGTTGTCCGACCGTAAGGCTGCTGACGTCCATGTGCAAAAAAGTTTCTCTGAAGTCAACATACTGACTGCTCATAAAGACTTGCACTCAGGCTCTGGCTCTGGGGGCCTAAAAGGCGCCCAACTGCCTCCGAGTGTCAAAGACTTGCCTCTTGACTTGCTCTTGTCCTCTCTTGAAATATCGCCTGCCAGCCTTCAAAAGCAGGACTCCAAAAGAAACATCACGCTAGAGCAAAAAACAGCCGAGTTCAACAGGACTCTGTTTCAAGCTGAGATGGGTCGTGGTGTAGAGGAACAAGACAGCCTTGCAGTAGTAGATGCTCGGCCTGCGGGCTGCCAGCGTTCAGATGAGGTCTTACCTCCCAGGGAGACGAAAGTCCTGCCAGGACCTGCCAACGCGACGGCAGTGAATTCTGAAGCTGCACCATTGCTCTGTGCCTCAGATTCCACAGGTCACGATGGGGGAAATGGTCCTGACATTGTCCGCACGAATCTTTCATGTGAACAGCCGCCGATTGTGTTCAGGGAGGCCTCTGCTGTCCGCTGTCCTGGAGACAGTCCTGAGGTCAAACCGGTTCGTGCAGCGAGCAGTCCTTTGAGAAAACCGCGACACAAAGCAGCCACTGAGGCTCTCTTCTCATCTGAAAACATCCAGCCAGGTCAGAATGAGGACACTTCCAGCTCCAAGAGCAAGAGTCCCAGTGAAGCGAAGCCTCTGGCAGCCAGAGGTGGCGTCTCTCCCCTGCAGCCGTCTGCGGACGGCCAACAAAGACAGATGACCCAGCCAAAACATGTGTCCACTCCCGCTCCACGAATGCTGAATGACCATCCGTGGAAGCCCCTGACTCTAGCTGCGTACCCACGGCCAGAGGGGTCCAGGTCCAACTACGGAGCCCTGGAGAGGATTCTGAAGAATTACGAGAGTGCAGCCCGGGCACAGGAGAACCAGAGCCAGCTGAGAGAGGCGAGTTCAAGTCCCAACGCCAGTATCAAGAAGGGGGAGACCATCACGGAACTGGGTATGCTGGATGTGGAGCCGCTGGCCTTACCCCTgactctgaaacacacacacgtacagctcagcagctacagctcagTGTGTGGAACAGTGCAGGTGGGTAGTCTGGTATGCTCAACCAGTATTCACACATTAATGTGCGAGCAGCTGACATGTCACTCAGAAGTTCACATTTAGGAATATCCCCCTCAAAATGATCCCCCCTCTGACTTTGTTGACACTCTAAATCAGTTTATGTTTTTATGCTGCTGAACCTTTAAATGATTCGATTTTGTTCCAAAAAACACTGAGTCCTTGTTGCCTTTGCACGAGTTGACTGGGAATGTTTATTTCTGGCATGTCCCAAGAGGTCGAGAGGCTGCGCTATAATCTGAACGACTGAGGTTCCTCAGAATCTCAAATAAAAGAATCTCTTCAGGAGGTCTTGTTGTTCTCAGCCACGGTGACCTGCAGCGTTTTTCTGTAATTACTTGGGTATCTGTGAGGAGGCCAGAAGTCCACTGAACTGTGATTGCACAGCTTGCAAATGTGAAAGAAATCTAGGAAGCCATTATCCAGCCGGCCTTGTTTAGTGTTTTAAAAGGAATGTGGTATCGAGATACCATAGAAGTTTAATCTAACGGCCCAGACTGAAATACCAACCAAACTCCTCGGTGCGGCATTTGTGAGTTGTTAGTCCAGATGCATCTCTTCCGACCCGTGAAAGTGGATATGTTCCTTTCCCACGTAATCCAGCTAAATTTGTGTTCCTGTTTGAAATATGCCTGTTGTTTCCCCCAGGGCCAAGAAGACTACCGATGGGACACGTGACACCATGTAAAGTATATGAGCGTGTGATCGTTTGCCAATAGAACAGTGTGATAACCCTAAATGTTAATTCATCTGTTTCTCCACAGGCGAACAAAGAGGCTTCCTCCGCCCTGAAGAACTTCTTGAGGCCCGCCCGCCCAGCCAAACGACGCCTTCCCTCGCGCTGGGCCAGagcctcccccacctcctcggactccacctcctcctctccctccaccacACCCGCGCCTCCTCTGTTCCCCCTCCACGCCCACGGTTCCACCTTCCTCTCACGCAGCCTTCAGATGGAAACTGTCATCATCTGACTGAAGCATTAAAAAGTCCTCCAGACTCTGAAGTGCTTTACTCTTGAGTGCAGCAATTCATCTCAAGAATCTCTGCACCTTGAAACTGACTGTGTCCATAAACTGTGCGACCTACCTAATGTGCTGTTAGCATATATGTTCTTCCACCCCTCCACCTTCTGGGATCACCCCTCTGCAGGGTCAACCCTCTGCACCCGTGCTGACCACAGCAGGGTCAAATTTCTGCCTTTTGGACGATACAGTCCGACTGTACCTTGCCTGTGAGAGAAATACTTCGCTTTGTGACTGACacacaaatgttctttttttttaagaaaaaaaaaaacaacaactttgtaCCAAAGGCAGATTTCTTTCTGATTTTGCTGATATCGTAATGCCACCACGTGCTGATGTTTATGAATGGAAACGTATGTCCGACATTATTCACCGGAGCCTGCTTTAGTGCGAACCGTATCGATATTTAGGGAAACgtgaaaagcctttttttctacCTTTATTAAAAACGAATGGTGAAGTATTTGGGACATTAGTTGGGCGTTAAAGTGGG
The DNA window shown above is from Takifugu flavidus isolate HTHZ2018 chromosome 10, ASM371156v2, whole genome shotgun sequence and carries:
- the soga3a gene encoding protein SOGA3a isoform X3, yielding MKTVLEEVQLEVKREEEKRSELQLQYTRDKCSWELEKAELKRRIAQLEARERTGLIVGGGQLAPCAQEKLGETPTLRREREEQRRLLEDTRSTAMDLRCRLDLSERDWSREKAELLERFDVERREWESQLRDMQKKIEELYCEVRAKREGTSRKQNLDVTNQLSIRSTSTGSSSLSGNSPSEPSSGSSRSGTARITSLPGFSHSRNVGAVDGGGHPTCFQEDHLCQYINAGGQKEHSHHELIELSSLEPWQQLSVTETTDLGGLSHAAPGYCMDLTICSSNSSETDSDGVSQSSPRSEPSYGNEKKRNTTALNAALKEIARVSKELCSYQDEIRKKSGDRRNQFEALCLQEDNDNHVKTVLEVDDALCDFSQIYNDCVELEQERWLTLSSENTWQADRSSSTGTPGNLTELDEAPPVPPRTSSWNLSTTAQPDTELHIPESPLPTMRKCHSPCSLLDRKCSSPSIVRKFGAMLQENEGKILIDGVVASCSVPANTKCNIGCCHNRWSCDASKLSDRKAADVHVQKSFSEVNILTAHKDLHSGSGSGGLKGAQLPPSVKDLPLDLLLSSLEISPASLQKQDSKRNITLEQKTAEFNRTLFQAEMGRGVEEQDSLAVVDARPAGCQRSDEVLPPRETKVLPGPANATAVNSEAAPLLCASDSTGHDGGNGPDIVRTNLSCEQPPIVFREASAVRCPGDSPEVKPVRAASSPLRKPRHKAATEALFSSENIQPGQNEDTSSSKSKSPSEAKPLAARGGVSPLQPSADGQQRQMTQPKHVSTPAPRMLNDHPWKPLTLAAYPRPEGSRSNYGALERILKNYESAARAQENQSQLREASSSPNASIKKGETITELGMLDVEPLALPLTLKHTHVQLSSYSSVCGTVQANKEASSALKNFLRPARPAKRRLPSRWARASPTSSDSTSSSPSTTPAPPLFPLHAHGSTFLSRSLQMETVII
- the soga3a gene encoding protein SOGA3a isoform X1 translates to MWSAFMNGGGGGGGYVPSQGWEFVPCARMDRLDRGRRRSHSPLRRISSPPTVFSQLYEPQFDAGEGDPGTQFELPRGQMWPGPEPQQQQQTQHGRLKKKLEDLKKRHVQDKEGWMREKEALLREMADIQGGENRRILLDMKTVLEEVQLEVKREEEKRSELQLQYTRDKCSWELEKAELKRRIAQLEARERTGLIVGGGQLAPCAQEKLGETPTLRREREEQRRLLEDTRSTAMDLRCRLDLSERDWSREKAELLERFDVERREWESQLRDMQKKIEELYCEVRAKREGTSRKQNLDVTNQLSIRSTSTGSSSLSGNSPSEPSSGSSRSGTARITSLPGFSHSRNVGAVDGGGHPTCFQEDHLCQYINAGGQKEHSHHELIELSSLEPWQQLSVTETTDLGGLSHAAPGYCMDLTICSSNSSETDSDGVSQSSPRSEPSYGNEKKRNTTALNAALKEIARVSKELCSYQDEIRKKSGDRRNQFEALCLQEDNDNHVKTVLEVDDALCDFSQIYNDCVELEQERWLTLSSENTWQADRSSSTGTPGNLTELDEAPPVPPRTSSWNLSTTAQPDTELHIPESPLPTMRKCHSPCSLLDRKCSSPSIVRKFGAMLQENEGKILIDGVVASCSVPANTKCNIGCCHNRWSCDASKLSDRKAADVHVQKSFSEVNILTAHKDLHSGSGSGGLKGAQLPPSVKDLPLDLLLSSLEISPASLQKQDSKRNITLEQKTAEFNRTLFQAEMGRGVEEQDSLAVVDARPAGCQRSDEVLPPRETKVLPGPANATAVNSEAAPLLCASDSTGHDGGNGPDIVRTNLSCEQPPIVFREASAVRCPGDSPEVKPVRAASSPLRKPRHKAATEALFSSENIQPGQNEDTSSSKSKSPSEAKPLAARGGVSPLQPSADGQQRQMTQPKHVSTPAPRMLNDHPWKPLTLAAYPRPEGSRSNYGALERILKNYESAARAQENQSQLREASSSPNASIKKGETITELGMLDVEPLALPLTLKHTHVQLSSYSSVCGTVQANKEASSALKNFLRPARPAKRRLPSRWARASPTSSDSTSSSPSTTPAPPLFPLHAHGSTFLSRSLQMETVII
- the soga3a gene encoding protein SOGA3a isoform X2, with protein sequence MWSAFMNGGGGGGGYVPSQGWEFVPCARMDRLDRGRRRSHSPLRRISSPPTVFSQLYEPQFDAGEGDPGTQFELPRGQMWPGPEPQQQQQTQHGRLKKKLEDLKKRHVQDKEGWMREKEALLREMADIQGGENRRILLDMKTVLEEVQLEVKREEEKRSELQLQYTRDKCSWELEKAELKRRIAQLEARERTGLIVGGGQLAPCAQEKLGETPTLRREREEQRRLLEDTRSTAMDLRCRLDLSERDWSREKAELLERFDVERREWESQLRDMQKKIEELYCEVRAKREGTSRKQNLDVTNQLSIRSTSTGSSSLSGNSPSEPSSGSSRSGTARITSLPGFSHSRNVGAVDGGGHPTCFQEDHLCQYINAGGQKEHSHHELIELSSLEPWQQLSVTETTDLGGLSHAAPGYCMDLTICSSNSSETDSDGVSQSSPRSEPSYGNEKKRNTTALNAALKEIARVSKELCSYQDEIRKKSGDRRNQFEALCLQEDNDNHVKTVLEVDDALCDFSQIYNDCVELEQERWLTLSSENTWQADRSSSTGTPGNLTELDEAPPVPPRTSSWNLSTTAQPDTELHIPESPLPTMRKCHSPCSLLDRKCSSPSIVRKFGAMLQENEGKILIDGVVASCSVPANTKCNIGCCHNRWSCDASKLSDRKAADVHVQKSFSEVNILTAHKDLHSGSGSGGLKGAQLPPSVKDLPLDLLLSSLEISPASLQKQDSKRNITLEQKTAEFNRTLFQAEMGRGVEEQDSLAVVDARPAGCQRSDEVLPPRETKVLPGPANATAVNSEAAPLLCASDSTGHDGGNGPDIVRTNLSCEQPPIVFREASAVRCPGDSPEVKPVRAASSPLRKPRHKAATEALFSSENIQPGQNEDTSSSKSKSPSEAKPLAARGGVSPLQPSADGQQRQMTQPKHVSTPAPRMLNDHPWKPLTLAAYPRPEGSRSNYGALERILKNYESAARAQENQSQLREASSSPNASIKKGETITELGMLDVEPLALPLTLKHTHVQLSSYSSVCGTVQGQEDYRWDT